In Porphyrobacter sp. LM 6, one DNA window encodes the following:
- a CDS encoding peptidyl-alpha-hydroxyglycine alpha-amidating lyase family protein produces the protein MRRALAVAAVLALAACDALTPREEVPPIAVDTGWPTIPQGAKFGEVSAVDVDPQGNVWVLHRAGRVWEEPFPADPIADPTVFKFSPDGKLLAQWGAGLFIMPHGISIDAAGKVWITDTGLEQVLRFSPEGELELTLGEKGVSKQDAGHFGRPADVAFLGHRVLIADGYVNTRVAEFSPQGKFIRDWGDFKVAHAVAVDDQRIYVADRENARIQVFDHAGKLAASWVSPAGNHTYSLKPLGGGRLLAVEGRDGADRKGAIIRIYAADGTIERSYDVGLPGEDASLGHDLAIGPDGHIYLTDVPGGRVVRFSLPAK, from the coding sequence ATGCGCCGCGCGCTCGCGGTGGCTGCGGTGCTGGCGCTCGCCGCCTGCGATGCATTGACGCCGCGCGAGGAGGTGCCGCCGATCGCCGTCGACACCGGCTGGCCCACCATCCCGCAGGGCGCGAAGTTCGGCGAGGTCAGTGCGGTCGATGTCGACCCGCAAGGCAATGTCTGGGTGCTCCACCGCGCGGGCCGCGTGTGGGAAGAGCCGTTTCCGGCCGATCCCATCGCCGATCCCACCGTGTTCAAGTTCTCGCCCGACGGCAAATTGCTCGCCCAGTGGGGCGCTGGGCTGTTCATCATGCCGCACGGCATTTCGATCGATGCGGCGGGGAAGGTGTGGATCACCGACACCGGGCTTGAGCAGGTGCTGCGCTTCTCGCCCGAAGGCGAGCTGGAACTGACGCTCGGCGAAAAGGGCGTGAGCAAGCAGGACGCGGGCCATTTCGGCCGTCCGGCGGACGTTGCCTTTCTCGGGCACCGCGTGCTGATCGCCGATGGCTATGTGAACACCCGCGTTGCCGAGTTCTCTCCGCAAGGCAAATTCATCCGCGACTGGGGCGATTTCAAGGTCGCGCACGCGGTCGCTGTCGATGACCAGCGCATCTATGTCGCCGACCGCGAGAATGCGCGCATTCAGGTGTTCGACCACGCGGGCAAGCTCGCCGCCAGCTGGGTCTCTCCGGCGGGCAACCACACCTACAGCCTCAAGCCGTTGGGCGGCGGGCGGCTGCTCGCAGTCGAGGGCCGCGACGGGGCTGATCGCAAGGGCGCGATCATCCGCATCTATGCCGCCGATGGTACAATCGAACGTTCCTATGATGTCGGCCTGCCGGGCGAGGATGCGAGCCTCGGCCATGATCTTGCGATCGGGCCGGACGGGCATATCTACCTGACCGACGTGCCCGGCGGGCGCGTCGTGCGCTTTTCTCTTCCCGCCAAATAA
- a CDS encoding carboxynorspermidine decarboxylase has product MQTKAGDPGAFAHFDLSRVDSPAFVVDAAKLRENCRVLAAVRDAAAADGADIKVFAALKAFSMWSAAPIIGEYLDGVSTSGLWEARLASEFYDGEIATYSAAFKPEELEEICRLSDHVIFNSPYQLQRARLILDNAAANGAPVSVGLRINPQVPTGEVAKYDPSAPGSRLGFPLDQLTEEHMEGVEGIHFHNLCEQDFEPLKATWDRVFDAIEPFFDQLKWINMGGGHHITRADYQRDELVEFLKDAASDTGCQIILEPGEAVALDAGILVGTLLDTHFNEMPVGITDISATCHMPDVLEAPYRPAMLGELTDESMIPIRLGGPSCLAGDVIGDYRLPVAAEPGARFAFLDQAHYSMVKTNTFNGVALPSIWMWDSETDALDCIKRFDYEDFRDRLS; this is encoded by the coding sequence ATGCAGACCAAAGCCGGTGATCCGGGCGCCTTTGCCCATTTCGATCTTTCGCGTGTCGATAGCCCCGCCTTCGTGGTCGATGCCGCGAAGCTGCGGGAGAATTGCCGCGTGCTCGCCGCGGTGCGCGATGCGGCTGCGGCGGACGGGGCGGACATCAAGGTGTTCGCCGCGCTCAAGGCGTTCTCGATGTGGTCGGCAGCGCCGATCATCGGTGAATATCTCGACGGGGTTTCCACCTCCGGCCTGTGGGAAGCGCGGCTGGCGAGCGAGTTCTACGACGGCGAGATCGCGACCTATTCGGCCGCCTTCAAGCCCGAAGAGCTGGAAGAAATCTGCCGCCTTTCCGATCATGTGATCTTCAATTCGCCCTACCAGCTGCAACGCGCGCGGCTGATCCTCGACAATGCTGCCGCGAACGGCGCGCCGGTGAGCGTCGGGCTGCGCATCAACCCGCAGGTGCCGACGGGCGAGGTTGCCAAGTACGATCCCAGCGCCCCCGGCTCGCGGCTCGGCTTCCCGCTCGACCAGCTCACCGAGGAGCACATGGAAGGCGTAGAGGGCATCCACTTCCACAACCTGTGCGAACAGGATTTCGAGCCGCTCAAAGCCACATGGGACCGCGTGTTCGATGCGATCGAGCCGTTCTTCGACCAGCTCAAGTGGATCAACATGGGCGGAGGCCACCACATCACCCGCGCCGATTACCAGCGCGACGAACTGGTCGAATTCCTCAAGGATGCCGCGAGCGATACCGGCTGCCAGATCATCCTCGAACCCGGCGAGGCCGTGGCGCTGGATGCGGGCATCCTGGTCGGCACGCTGCTCGACACCCATTTCAACGAGATGCCCGTCGGCATCACCGATATCTCGGCGACCTGCCACATGCCCGATGTGCTGGAGGCACCCTATCGCCCGGCGATGCTGGGCGAGCTGACCGACGAAAGCATGATCCCGATCCGCCTCGGCGGGCCGTCGTGCCTCGCGGGAGATGTGATCGGCGACTACCGACTACCCGTTGCCGCCGAACCGGGCGCGCGCTTCGCGTTCCTCGATCAGGCGCATTATTCGATGGTCAAGACCAACACCTTCAACGGGGTCGCACTGCCGTCGATCTGGATGTGGGACTCCGAGACCGATGCGCTCGACTGCATCAAGCGCTTCGATTACGAGGATTTCAGGGACCGGCTGAGCTGA
- a CDS encoding YbjN domain-containing protein yields MIRAFSALAAAGFLTAAAAPAVAQDFVAERLVKSVTQDDLLAVVGSLGHQVLEQGTEGDVYVVAQDPDQTNYFMFGTACDLSDVPGCQGIMMQVRYDLPPGTTFETLAKTNMDQAALNTWADFEDKTLGFTRYQVLDDGVTMANIRENLNVLLALVPDAYAMASGEPSAAEAQ; encoded by the coding sequence ATGATACGGGCATTTTCGGCGCTTGCTGCGGCGGGCTTTCTGACCGCGGCGGCCGCACCTGCTGTCGCGCAGGATTTCGTTGCCGAACGGCTGGTGAAATCGGTCACGCAGGACGATCTGCTCGCGGTGGTTGGCTCGCTCGGGCATCAGGTTCTCGAACAGGGCACTGAAGGCGATGTCTATGTTGTCGCGCAGGATCCGGATCAGACGAACTACTTCATGTTCGGCACCGCTTGCGACCTGAGCGATGTTCCGGGATGCCAGGGGATCATGATGCAGGTGCGTTACGATCTGCCGCCCGGCACGACCTTCGAGACGCTGGCGAAGACCAATATGGATCAGGCCGCGCTCAACACCTGGGCCGATTTCGAGGACAAGACCCTGGGTTTCACCCGCTATCAGGTGCTCGATGACGGCGTGACGATGGCCAATATCCGCGAGAACCTGAACGTGCTGCTGGCGCTGGTGCCCGATGCCTATGCGATGGCCTCGGGTGAACCCAGCGCGGCGGAGGCGCAGTAA
- a CDS encoding DUF3137 domain-containing protein, producing MRSDVDGLMQGALGNWLAGQAEMRDGAKAKAYSRWTWGAVVLLPVLAFLWFGPALSGQLKMIVSLGGIGLAGYWGYRPIAEATRAIKIGINSAIAQSFGVSYEHDVEPGAEFAASKTYGLVPSYDRSNFEDRWFGTLEGHAFNLYEAHLEEQRGSGKNRRWVTVFRGVIIQMGFGRRFQSTTLLQRAGAHRKWLGLGGVKDSVNFDGHRLDRVDQVHPAFEEVFSLYSDDQVEARVLVHPVYVEHLLRLERAFGGKELRALFAGGEVILAVEGRDMFESGSIDASSDRVRVAEASEQFAALADLALAINQNERGRVTNAAPLPDHSS from the coding sequence ATGCGCAGCGACGTTGATGGCCTGATGCAAGGTGCATTGGGTAACTGGTTGGCCGGACAGGCCGAGATGCGCGATGGCGCAAAGGCGAAAGCCTATTCACGCTGGACGTGGGGCGCCGTGGTGCTCCTGCCGGTGCTGGCGTTCCTGTGGTTCGGCCCTGCGCTGTCAGGGCAGCTCAAGATGATCGTATCGCTCGGCGGGATCGGGCTCGCCGGCTATTGGGGTTACCGCCCGATTGCCGAGGCGACACGCGCGATCAAGATCGGGATCAATTCGGCGATCGCCCAGAGCTTCGGCGTCTCCTATGAACATGATGTCGAACCGGGCGCCGAATTTGCGGCGAGCAAGACCTATGGCCTCGTGCCTTCCTATGATCGGTCGAACTTCGAGGATCGCTGGTTCGGCACGCTCGAAGGGCATGCCTTCAACCTCTACGAAGCCCATCTCGAGGAACAGCGCGGCTCGGGCAAGAACCGCCGCTGGGTGACGGTGTTCCGCGGCGTGATTATCCAAATGGGCTTTGGCCGCAGGTTCCAGTCGACCACTCTGCTCCAGCGCGCCGGCGCGCATCGCAAGTGGCTCGGGCTCGGCGGGGTCAAGGACAGCGTCAATTTCGATGGTCACCGGCTCGATCGCGTGGATCAGGTGCACCCCGCCTTCGAGGAGGTATTCAGCCTCTACAGTGACGACCAGGTCGAAGCCCGTGTGCTGGTGCATCCGGTCTATGTCGAACACCTGTTGCGGCTGGAGCGGGCGTTTGGCGGCAAGGAGCTGCGCGCGCTGTTTGCGGGCGGCGAGGTGATCCTTGCGGTCGAGGGGCGCGACATGTTCGAGAGCGGCTCGATCGATGCCAGTTCGGACCGCGTGCGCGTGGCCGAGGCGTCGGAGCAATTTGCTGCACTTGCCGACCTTGCACTCGCGATCAACCAGAACGAGCGCGGGCGGGTTACGAACGCCGCCCCCCTGCCCGATCACTCCAGCTGA
- a CDS encoding LemA family protein, giving the protein MGPIFWLLILPTLILLVVIIAIYNRLVGLRQGVRQGVADIDAQLRQRHDLIPNLVETVKGYVGHESETLQAVIAARNAAVSGAPSSGSEAQLRGALDNLLALGEAYPDLKASANFQALQNELGDVEDKLAAARRALNAAVARFNAARESFPAVLFANMLGFAEADFHRLDDSEKGTVDQVPSIKF; this is encoded by the coding sequence ATGGGACCGATTTTCTGGCTGCTGATCCTGCCGACGCTGATCCTGTTGGTGGTGATCATCGCGATCTACAATCGCCTTGTGGGCCTGCGACAGGGCGTGCGGCAGGGGGTGGCCGATATCGACGCGCAGCTGCGCCAGCGCCATGATCTGATACCCAATCTGGTCGAAACGGTGAAGGGTTATGTCGGCCACGAGAGCGAGACGCTGCAGGCGGTGATCGCCGCGCGCAATGCGGCGGTCAGCGGCGCGCCGTCTTCGGGCAGCGAGGCGCAGCTGCGCGGCGCGCTCGACAACCTGCTCGCCCTTGGCGAGGCCTATCCCGATCTCAAGGCGTCGGCCAACTTCCAGGCGCTTCAGAACGAGCTCGGCGATGTCGAGGACAAGCTGGCTGCGGCGCGGCGTGCGCTCAATGCGGCGGTGGCCCGTTTCAACGCTGCGCGCGAATCCTTCCCTGCGGTGCTGTTTGCCAACATGCTCGGATTCGCCGAAGCCGACTTCCACCGGCTCGACGACAGCGAAAAGGGGACTGTCGACCAGGTGCCGTCGATCAAGTTCTGA
- a CDS encoding type III PLP-dependent enzyme has translation MHIYPDALAVVRDLRPDEPVILNRPHAARRAARFFVEKFPGKVLYAVKANPAPDLIQVLWDSGVTHFDVASIAEVRLVRGILPDAVLCFMHPVKTPAAISEAYFEHGVRTFSLDSLEELEKIIDACRAPDGEAPRDLRLCVRLRVSSEYSELSLASKFGCDLVEAPLLLQQARQHCDWLGVCFHVGSQAMTPFAFVQALDRTRAAIAEASVVIDMIDVGGGFPSAYPGLEPPPMEDYFAIIAKHFEALPIAYNAELWCEPGRALSAEYSSMIVQVNKRRGEELYINDGAYGALYDAAHVAWRFPARALEDDLIEEDADFAFYGPTCDDADYMKGPFRLPADIQAGDFIEIGMLGAYGAAMKTGFNGYGNAQVVTVADEPMMSLFNGTRKREATDNVVSLR, from the coding sequence TTGCACATCTATCCTGACGCACTGGCTGTAGTCCGCGACCTTCGTCCGGACGAACCCGTCATCCTCAACCGCCCGCACGCCGCGCGGCGCGCCGCCCGCTTCTTCGTCGAGAAGTTTCCGGGCAAGGTGCTCTATGCGGTGAAGGCCAACCCCGCGCCTGACCTCATTCAGGTGCTGTGGGATTCGGGCGTAACCCATTTTGACGTCGCCTCGATTGCCGAAGTGCGGCTGGTGCGCGGCATCCTGCCGGATGCGGTGCTGTGCTTCATGCACCCGGTCAAGACGCCGGCGGCGATCAGCGAAGCCTATTTCGAACATGGCGTGCGGACCTTCAGCCTCGATTCGCTCGAAGAGCTCGAAAAGATCATCGACGCCTGCCGCGCCCCTGATGGCGAAGCGCCGCGCGACCTGCGCCTGTGCGTGCGCCTGCGCGTGTCGAGCGAATATTCGGAGCTGAGCCTGGCCTCGAAGTTCGGCTGCGATCTCGTCGAAGCGCCGCTGCTGCTCCAGCAGGCCCGCCAGCATTGCGACTGGCTGGGCGTGTGCTTCCACGTCGGCAGCCAGGCGATGACCCCGTTTGCCTTCGTGCAGGCGCTCGATCGTACCCGTGCCGCGATTGCCGAGGCTTCGGTCGTGATCGACATGATCGACGTGGGCGGGGGCTTCCCGAGCGCCTACCCGGGCCTCGAACCGCCGCCGATGGAAGATTACTTCGCGATCATCGCCAAGCACTTCGAAGCTCTGCCGATCGCCTACAACGCCGAGCTGTGGTGCGAACCCGGCCGCGCGCTGTCGGCCGAATACAGCTCGATGATCGTGCAGGTGAACAAGCGCCGCGGCGAAGAGCTCTACATCAACGATGGCGCTTACGGCGCGCTCTACGATGCGGCGCACGTCGCGTGGCGCTTCCCCGCGCGCGCGCTGGAAGATGACCTGATCGAAGAAGACGCGGATTTCGCCTTCTACGGGCCGACTTGCGACGATGCCGATTACATGAAGGGCCCGTTCCGGCTTCCGGCCGATATCCAGGCCGGTGACTTCATCGAAATCGGGATGCTCGGCGCTTACGGCGCGGCGATGAAGACCGGCTTCAACGGCTATGGCAACGCGCAGGTCGTCACTGTTGCGGACGAGCCGATGATGAGCCTGTTCAACGGCACCCGCAAGCGCGAGGCGACCGACAACGTGGTCAGCTTGCGCTGA
- a CDS encoding YnfA family protein, giving the protein MTLALYALAALAEIGGCFAFWAWARADKSPLWLIPGIASLCLFAFLLTRIDTAFAGRAFAAYGGVYIAASLGWLWAVEGTRPDRWDVIGGAVCLLGAAIILWGPRGG; this is encoded by the coding sequence ATGACCCTCGCGCTCTATGCCCTTGCTGCGCTCGCTGAAATCGGCGGCTGCTTTGCCTTCTGGGCGTGGGCGCGGGCGGACAAGTCGCCGCTGTGGCTGATCCCCGGCATCGCCAGCCTGTGCCTGTTCGCGTTCCTGCTGACCCGCATCGACACCGCCTTCGCGGGCCGCGCCTTCGCGGCCTATGGCGGGGTCTACATCGCTGCGAGCCTTGGCTGGCTGTGGGCAGTCGAAGGCACACGGCCTGATCGCTGGGATGTGATCGGCGGCGCGGTGTGCCTGTTGGGCGCTGCGATCATTCTGTGGGGACCACGCGGGGGCTAG
- a CDS encoding tetratricopeptide repeat protein — protein sequence MGNVTGFSAAVLVALACTGATASSPSVELSDAAFAALDPTRPGRAACRGNRAFDAVFADRLKLAAAVASEHGYGASPIGLFPGIANSDLPLGDLKPEARRYFDQGLAFAYGFNHRAAIASFTRAREIDPSCAECWWGEALARGPNINAAMEASQNASALHALEQARDLSSQSGPVTKALIAAQALRYSADPGADRGKLDRDYAQAMLALARQYPESDDIAVLAAEAAMNTSPWNYWSVDGAPGPFIAEAVGLIEKVIARTPDHPQASHLYIHLLELPDPAKAEAAADRLDKTGPAALGHLVHMPSHIYYRLGRYRDSIEANKRAVEADEAYLAKAGDDGLVRFGYYPHNVHFLLTSAQAMGDVPTVISQTEKLESVIDTRIGRDLYWVQAIYAAPYFAHAQYSSPEAIIALTAEPHPLEYVEAMRRYARAVAIALNPKLGDFAAEISAMERLAISDAAKTMDANGFPAPLIITLATEVAKGRRAMAGKRHGDAITHFARAVELQKAIPYNEPPFWYYPVNQSLGAAYFEAGRLEDAKQAFRAALFEAPNSALALFGLARTEARLGNRPERLASERAFEAIWRGERGWLVMNRI from the coding sequence ATGGGCAATGTCACCGGTTTTTCCGCCGCCGTTCTGGTTGCGCTCGCGTGCACCGGGGCCACCGCCTCCTCGCCAAGTGTGGAACTGTCGGACGCGGCGTTTGCGGCGCTTGATCCGACGCGGCCCGGGCGCGCTGCTTGCCGGGGCAACCGTGCCTTCGACGCGGTCTTTGCCGATCGCCTGAAACTTGCTGCCGCCGTCGCCAGCGAGCATGGTTATGGCGCCAGCCCGATCGGCCTGTTTCCGGGCATCGCCAACTCCGACCTCCCGCTGGGCGACCTGAAGCCCGAAGCGCGCCGCTATTTCGATCAGGGTCTCGCCTTTGCCTATGGCTTCAACCACCGCGCCGCGATTGCCTCCTTCACCCGCGCGCGCGAAATCGATCCCTCCTGCGCCGAATGCTGGTGGGGCGAGGCGCTCGCGCGCGGGCCGAACATCAATGCGGCGATGGAAGCCTCGCAGAACGCATCAGCCTTGCACGCGCTGGAGCAGGCGCGAGACCTTTCATCGCAATCCGGCCCCGTCACCAAGGCGCTGATCGCCGCGCAGGCCTTGCGCTATTCGGCGGACCCGGGCGCGGACCGTGGCAAGCTTGACCGCGATTACGCACAGGCCATGCTCGCCCTTGCCCGGCAGTATCCCGAAAGCGACGATATCGCCGTGCTCGCGGCCGAAGCGGCAATGAACACCAGCCCGTGGAATTACTGGTCGGTCGATGGCGCACCGGGGCCGTTCATCGCGGAGGCGGTCGGGCTGATCGAGAAGGTGATCGCCCGCACGCCTGACCACCCGCAGGCCTCGCACCTCTACATCCACCTGCTCGAACTGCCCGATCCGGCCAAGGCCGAAGCCGCTGCCGACCGGCTCGACAAGACCGGGCCGGCAGCGCTCGGCCATCTGGTCCATATGCCTTCGCACATCTATTACCGGCTGGGCCGCTACCGGGACTCGATCGAGGCCAACAAGCGCGCCGTCGAGGCGGATGAAGCCTATCTGGCAAAAGCCGGCGACGACGGGCTGGTGCGGTTCGGTTATTACCCGCACAACGTGCATTTCCTGCTGACCTCGGCGCAGGCGATGGGCGACGTTCCGACGGTCATCTCCCAGACCGAAAAGCTCGAAAGCGTCATCGACACCAGGATCGGCCGGGACCTTTACTGGGTGCAGGCGATCTACGCCGCGCCCTATTTTGCTCACGCGCAGTATTCATCGCCCGAGGCAATCATCGCCTTGACCGCAGAGCCGCACCCGCTCGAATATGTCGAGGCGATGCGCCGCTATGCCCGCGCCGTGGCCATCGCGCTCAATCCGAAGCTGGGTGATTTCGCCGCCGAGATTTCGGCGATGGAGCGCCTTGCGATCAGCGATGCGGCCAAGACGATGGATGCGAACGGCTTTCCCGCGCCGCTGATCATCACGCTCGCCACCGAAGTCGCCAAGGGCAGGCGCGCGATGGCTGGCAAGCGGCATGGCGATGCCATCACGCATTTCGCGCGCGCCGTGGAGTTGCAGAAAGCCATCCCCTACAATGAGCCGCCGTTTTGGTACTATCCGGTCAACCAGTCGCTGGGTGCCGCCTATTTCGAGGCCGGAAGGCTGGAAGATGCCAAGCAAGCATTCCGCGCGGCACTGTTCGAAGCGCCCAATAGCGCGCTTGCCCTGTTCGGCCTTGCACGGACCGAAGCACGGCTTGGCAACCGGCCTGAGCGGCTTGCATCCGAACGCGCTTTCGAAGCCATTTGGCGCGGCGAACGGGGCTGGCTGGTCATGAACCGGATTTAG
- a CDS encoding nitroreductase — translation MGGTPDQTYAEVVLGRRSIRGYLDKPVPRALIEEILTLAMRSPSSMNTQPYHFHVITGEPLDRIRKGNTERILAGEPDSREFRRGEPFAGVHRDRQVGCAIQLFEAMGIARDDKEARQDWVLRGFRQFDAPVCVIITYDRELSGSDDTPFDCGAVTTALVNAAWSKGLGCVINSQGIMQSPVVREHAGIPDDQVIMKAVAMGWPDPDFPANPVKITRRDVSEAARFVGFD, via the coding sequence ATGGGCGGCACGCCTGACCAGACTTATGCCGAGGTGGTGCTCGGACGGCGTTCTATTCGCGGGTATCTCGACAAGCCCGTCCCGCGCGCGCTGATCGAGGAAATCCTCACGCTGGCGATGCGTTCGCCCTCGTCGATGAACACCCAGCCCTACCACTTCCATGTGATCACCGGCGAGCCGCTCGACCGCATCCGCAAGGGCAATACCGAGCGCATTCTGGCGGGCGAGCCCGACAGCCGCGAGTTCCGCCGAGGGGAGCCCTTTGCCGGCGTCCACCGCGACCGTCAGGTCGGCTGCGCGATCCAGCTGTTCGAAGCGATGGGCATTGCCCGCGATGACAAGGAAGCCCGGCAGGACTGGGTGCTGCGCGGCTTCCGCCAGTTCGATGCACCGGTCTGCGTCATCATCACCTATGACCGCGAGCTTTCCGGCAGCGACGATACGCCCTTTGATTGCGGCGCGGTAACCACCGCGCTGGTCAATGCGGCGTGGAGCAAGGGGCTTGGCTGCGTGATCAACTCGCAGGGCATCATGCAGTCACCCGTGGTGCGCGAACACGCCGGCATCCCGGATGATCAGGTGATCATGAAGGCGGTTGCGATGGGCTGGCCCGATCCGGACTTTCCGGCGAACCCGGTCAAGATCACCCGCCGCGACGTGAGCGAGGCGGCGCGCTTCGTGGGGTTCGACTGA
- the hemA gene encoding 5-aminolevulinate synthase, protein MNYDQIFDQAIDRLHEEGRYRVFIDIMRNKGAYPNARCFHGHNGPKPITVWCSNDYLCMGQHDKVIGAMEAALHDVGAGSGGTRNIGGNTHFHLELEAELADLHGKDAALLFTSGYVSNDATLSTLAKLLPGCVIFSDELNHASMIAGIRNSGCEKKVFRHNDVAHLEELLASVDLDTPKLIAFESVYSMDGDVAPIHAICDLAEKYNALTYIDEVHAVGMYGARGGGISERDNAAHRIDIIEGTLGKAFGVMGGYIAASHKVVDCIRSYAPGFIFTTSLSPVLVAGVLASVRHLKESSVERNAQQRAAAMLKLKFAEAGLPVMDSVTHIVPLMVGDPVRAKKISDILLAEYGVYVQPINFPTVPRGTERLRFTPGPHHTDAMMDELTEALVEIWDRLELGLAEAA, encoded by the coding sequence TTGAACTACGATCAGATCTTCGATCAGGCGATTGACCGGCTGCACGAGGAAGGCCGCTACCGCGTCTTCATCGACATCATGCGCAACAAGGGCGCCTATCCCAACGCGCGCTGTTTCCACGGCCACAACGGCCCCAAGCCGATCACGGTGTGGTGCTCGAACGACTATCTGTGCATGGGCCAGCACGACAAGGTCATCGGCGCGATGGAGGCCGCGCTGCACGATGTGGGCGCAGGCAGCGGCGGCACGCGCAACATCGGCGGCAACACGCACTTCCATCTCGAACTCGAAGCGGAACTCGCCGACCTGCACGGCAAGGACGCGGCGCTGCTGTTCACTTCGGGCTATGTCTCAAACGATGCGACGCTTTCCACGCTCGCCAAGCTGCTGCCCGGCTGCGTGATCTTCTCGGACGAATTGAACCACGCCAGCATGATCGCGGGCATCCGCAATTCGGGCTGCGAGAAGAAGGTCTTCCGCCACAATGACGTGGCGCATCTGGAAGAGCTGCTCGCCAGCGTTGATCTCGACACGCCCAAGCTGATCGCCTTCGAAAGCGTCTATTCGATGGACGGCGATGTCGCCCCGATCCACGCGATCTGCGACCTGGCCGAGAAGTACAACGCGCTGACCTATATCGACGAAGTCCACGCGGTCGGCATGTACGGCGCACGCGGCGGCGGCATTTCGGAGCGCGACAACGCCGCGCACCGGATCGATATCATCGAAGGCACGCTGGGCAAGGCGTTCGGCGTGATGGGCGGCTATATCGCGGCGAGCCACAAGGTGGTGGACTGCATCCGCTCCTATGCGCCGGGCTTCATCTTCACGACCTCGCTGTCGCCGGTGCTGGTCGCGGGTGTGCTCGCCTCGGTGCGGCACCTGAAAGAATCGAGCGTCGAGCGCAACGCCCAGCAGCGCGCCGCTGCGATGCTGAAGCTGAAGTTCGCCGAGGCCGGCCTGCCGGTAATGGACTCGGTCACCCATATCGTCCCGCTGATGGTCGGCGATCCGGTGCGCGCCAAGAAGATCAGCGACATCCTGCTCGCCGAATACGGCGTCTATGTGCAGCCGATCAACTTCCCCACCGTGCCGCGCGGCACCGAACGCCTGCGCTTCACCCCCGGCCCGCACCACACCGACGCGATGATGGACGAGCTGACCGAAGCGCTGGTGGAAATCTGGGACCGGCTCGAACTGGGGCTGGCCGAAGCGGCTTAA
- the murI gene encoding glutamate racemase has translation MNSDSPILLFDSGVGGLTVYDALRDVLPQAPVIYAADLAGLPYGTKTEAQIAARVAGLLGRMAERYQPRLACIACNTASTIALGMVRDVLEIPVVGTVPAIKPAAALTQTGTIGLVGTEATIRQRYVDDLEAQFAAGKRLLRVAAPELVQAAEAKLRGQPVDPALIADVHTRLAAMEGGAQIDTLVLACTHFPLLSDELAAAFGAHVQQVDGAAGIARRIAHLLEGQSFAATAPNRFVVTGPLSGADGLEAALAARGFGEAEAF, from the coding sequence GTGAACTCAGATTCCCCCATCCTGCTGTTCGATTCCGGCGTGGGCGGGCTGACCGTCTATGACGCGCTGCGCGATGTGCTTCCGCAAGCGCCGGTGATCTACGCCGCCGATCTTGCCGGCCTGCCCTATGGCACCAAGACCGAGGCGCAGATCGCCGCGCGGGTGGCAGGGTTGCTGGGGCGCATGGCGGAGCGTTACCAGCCGCGCCTCGCCTGCATCGCCTGCAACACCGCCTCCACCATCGCGCTCGGCATGGTGCGCGATGTGCTGGAGATTCCGGTGGTCGGCACCGTCCCCGCGATCAAGCCCGCCGCCGCGCTGACGCAGACCGGCACCATCGGCCTCGTCGGCACCGAGGCGACCATCCGCCAGCGGTATGTCGATGATCTCGAGGCCCAGTTTGCGGCTGGCAAGCGCTTGCTGCGCGTGGCCGCACCGGAGCTGGTGCAGGCGGCGGAAGCCAAACTGCGCGGCCAGCCGGTCGATCCGGCGCTGATCGCCGATGTCCACACGCGCCTTGCCGCGATGGAAGGCGGCGCGCAGATCGACACGCTGGTGCTCGCCTGCACCCACTTCCCGCTGCTGTCCGATGAACTTGCTGCCGCCTTCGGCGCCCATGTGCAGCAGGTCGACGGTGCTGCGGGTATCGCGCGGCGGATCGCGCATCTTCTCGAAGGGCAGAGCTTCGCCGCCACCGCCCCCAACCGCTTCGTCGTCACCGGCCCGCTCTCCGGCGCCGATGGCCTCGAAGCAGCACTCGCCGCGCGCGGGTTCGGGGAAGCCGAAGCGTTCTGA